A segment of the Vibrio aquimaris genome:
TCTGTCTCTATTGCAGTTTTAGCATTTTATTTTGGTGCATGGGTACCAAGGTCGGTTCCAATTATTTATGGAGCATTTTTATGTTTATTGTGCGGCGGCTCTCGATTAATGGTCAGGGTTCTTGTTGCGCAAGCGACAGATAAAGGCAAGAAGAGTGTTCTCATTTATGGTGCTGGCTCTGCGGGTAGGCAATTGGCGTTAGCATTGCGTTCTTCTGAAACACATAAGGTTATTGGTTTCATTGATGAAGATAAAACTCTTTATAACACCATTATTATGGGGCTGAAGGTCAAAGGAATCAGTCATGCGCAATCGCTTATCTCTAAGTACTCTGTGAGCCAAATATTACTTGCAGTGCCCAGTGCATCACGTGCAAGACGCAGGGAAATTCTTGATTCGTTAGTTCACCTTTCTGCTGAGGTACTTACAGTCCCTGACATGCAAGATATAGTCGAGGGTAAGGCTAAGATTGATGAGCTGAAAGATGTTGCTATTGAAGATTTACTTGGGCGAGACTCAGTCGCACCTAAACCACCTTTAATGGAAGCAAATATCAAAGGCAAGGTGGTAATGGTTACTGGTGCTGGTGGTTCGATTGGTTCTGAGCTTTGCCGGCAAATCATCCGTCAGAAGCCAAAAGCTCTTGTCTTATATGAGCTATCCGAGTTCGCGCTTTACCAAATAGATAGGGAGCTATCAGGTTTATTAGAGAATGAACAAATAGCTGTAGAAGTAATTCCTCTACTTGGCTCTGTTCAAGCAGTGAATCGTCTCGCTACTGTGATGAAAAGTTTTGGCGTTAATACAGTGTACCATGCTGCTGCATACAAACATGTTCCTTTGGTTGAGTATAATGTTGTTGAAGGAGTACGAAATAATGTATTTGGTACATATTACGCAGCTAAGGCGGCGATTGAAGCTAGCGTTGAATCATTTGTATTAATATCAACGGATAAGGCGGTCAGGCCGACAAATATTATGGGAACAACTAAGCGAATGGCTGAGCTTGGTTTGCAAGCTTTAGCGGAGCAGGAAGGGAATAAAGAAAATGGCACTCGGTTTTGCATGGTTCGTTTTGGTAATGTTTTAGGCTCTTCTGGCTCAGTGATCCCTTTGTTTAAAAAGCAAATTGTATGTGGTGGCCCTGTGACAGTTACTCATCCTGATATCATTCGTTACTTTATGACCATTCCTGAAGCTGCTCAGTTAGTTATTCAAGCGGGCGCAATGGGCAAAGGTGGAGATGTCTTTGTACTCGATATGGGAGAACCGGTTAAAATAGCGGATTTAGCGGTGAACTTAATTCAACTGTCGGGTTTAGAGCTTAAAGATGAATCTAACCCCTATGGAGATATTGAGATTAAGTTTTCAGGCCTTCGTCCAGGAGAGAAACTTTTTGAAGAGCTTTTGATTGAGGATAATGTGTCTCTAACAGAACATCCAAGAATTATGGCCGCCAACGAAAGGTTTCTGCCGATCGACGAATATGGTGAATTACTCAACTTACTTGACAGTGCTTGCCACAACTTTGAACATGAAAAGATTAGAAAACTGTTAGTTGAAGCGCCTACGGACTTTAGCCCTACAGATGGTATTGGTGATCTGGTTTGGCGAAAGTTACATGCCCTTAAAGATGAAGCTGATGATGCTGTTATCCACTAACACATAGCCTCAAATTAGGTTGTATTTTTTAGTCATAAAATCTGCTTCAATATTCTATCCGCCTTAACACGAGTGATTTGGCGGATCAGCTTTTGAGCGGCTTCTGGGTAATCCTCGGCTTTCTCTAATTGCCTGTAGGTGCAGATAAGCTGAGTGTGTTGAAGAATGTTTTCCGCTTCTTTTTCAAATTGTGTTTTTAAATGCTGGTGTTTATCTTGAATAAGAATGGCATTTTCTAGATCTAAACTCCAAGCTCTTGGGTTTAAGTTACTGCCCGTGATCAGCATATAGCGCTTATCAACCCAAATTCCTTTGAGGTGAAAGCTGTTATTATCGTGCTTCCATAAATGGATAGAGAGTTTACGACTGGCAATGTGCGCTTCATTAGCTTTGGCAAATAGGCGCAAATTTCGTTCATACAGGTAAGGTAGTCCGCCAATTGTTTTGAATTCTTCTTCGGGGGAGATATAAAAGTCATTCGCTGTCTTATCACCCACCACTATGGTTACGTTTACACCGCGTCTAATCGCTTTTTTTACTTCTCTGGCAACGCTGCGAGGAAAATTAAAATAGGGAGTGCAGATGAAGATCTCTTCTTTTGCTTGCGCGAGTAGTTGATTAACCGTTTGGTTAAGTTTGTTGCGCTTTTTACCCACGCCAACAAGAGGTGTGAGTGCAACTTGCTCTTGAGAAATAGTTTGTGGCTCGTATTGATAACTGGCTTTTGCTAGTGAAGCTCTTAACTGCCGGATCTGAGTTCTGATTTGCTTGGTGTTAGGTTGATTTGGAGAAGAAAGGTCATGAACCGCTGGATGTTCGATCATTTCCGCTTCAATAAAGCGGACCATGCTATCGGCAAGAGATTTATTATTCAGTACCTGATAGCGGTCAAAACGATAGCGTTCATTATAATTAAGGTAGATGTTATTTAGGCTTGCGCCGCTGTAGATCACTTGATCGTCAATAACAAAGCCTTTTAGATGCAATACACCAAAGACTTCTCGACCTCTGACTGGAACGCCAAAGACGGGGATTTGATGAGTGTTTTGAGTGGCGAAATTCTTATACATAGCAGCATTGGTTTCACCGGGCTCTGCGCCAATCAAGCCTCTTTGCGCTCTGTGCCAGTCGACACACACCTTGATGTCGAGCCCCGGGTTGTTTTGTTTCGCTTGGTAAAGCTCGGTTAAGATCTCTCTTCCTGCTTCATCATCTTCTAGGTAAAGAGCGACAAGGTATATTCTTTTACTTGCCTGACGAATCGCTTCAATTAAGCGAATTCGAAAGTCTTTGGCTGTAAACAGTGTTTCTAACTGTGTTGGGTCTTGAGCCAAAGTAGGAAGTTGGTCGAATAAGTTCCTGCGAGTCATCATGTTGGACTAAATGCCTTTACTGAAAATGGACAAGGATAGTAGCAAAATGTGTTAGTGGTTCCTAGCGGTTAGCTCTTAGTTCTCGCTGCACAATTGTAAAACTTGTTCTACCGGTGAGGACGTAAGCTAATTTCACCACCAATGAAGGTTTCAATCCCGCATTCGGTTTCAAGTAGTACTGCGCCCTGTTCATTTATACCGCGTGATACACCAATGATTTCCCTTTGCCCCATGATGAGTTTTACTGGTCGATGAATAAAGTTGTCTAAGCGATTCCATCTATCAACGAAGCCTTGCATGCCTTGTTGCTCGTAGTCTAATAACGCTCGATTTAACGTTTTAATCATAGTGATTGCAAGCTGATTGCGGTCAATATCCTGATGACCTGCGACCTCACATAAACTTGCCCAGGGTTGGGTGATTCCTTCCGTTTGCTCTGTCATCATAAGATTAAGGCCCATACCTATAACAAGGTTAGCAGCGCCTCCTGCTTGCCCAGACATCTCGACCAAAATGCCTGCCAATTTGCGATCTTGGTAATAAAGATCGTTTGGCCACTTTAGCTTTACCTCTTTGAGATTAAGCTGCTCTAAAGCTTCAACTATCGCAACGCCAACAACCAAGCTTAATCCCATTGCCGCCGCCATACCGGCATCGAGTCGCCAGTACATAGACAGATATAAGTTCGTCCCAAAGGGAGAAATCCATTCCCTGCCTCTTCGGCCGCGGCCTTTTAGTTGATACTCAGACAAACACACAGAACCTGAGTTCAATCTATTGATATTATCAAGTAAGTACTGGTTGGTAGAGTCAATAATGGGTATAAGCTCTACATGATTGTTTGTTTGGGCTTGTATGATATCTTGGTTAAGCAGTTGCATGGGATTTGCTAATTGATAGCCTTTACCTTGGACTCGAAAAACATCGACCCCCCATGCTTGTATGCCCTTGATATGCTTGCTGATAGCGGCTCTTGATATGCCAAACTTCTCGCCAAGGTCTTCACCGGAATGAAATCCTCCTTGAGATAATGACTTTAATATCGAAAGTTTAATAGAATGCTCTTTCATTATAATGTCTCTATCAAGTTAGCTAAGTTTGTTTCTGTGTGAGAGCCAATAAAGCGCACTTCATGCTCAAGTTGAATTTGGAATTTTTTGAACACTTCGCAATAAACTTTAGCGGCAAGTTTTACCACATCATCACTGCTAGCTTTGCCTTTATTCACCAGAACAAGCGCCTGATTTTGGTGGACTTCAGCCCCTCCAACAGCAGCACCCTTGAGTTGGCATTGATCTATTAACCAGCCAGCTGCAACTTTTACCCCTTGTGGAGTAGAGTAGGCGACCATATTCGGGTATGTTTGTTGAAGCTTTAGAAAGTGCTGGTGAGAAATGATGGGGTTTTTGAAAAAACTGCCCGCATTGCCAAGTTTGGCTGGGTCGGGAAGTTTTTCAATGCGCACTTGGCATACTCGCTCAAAGACTTGTTTTGCGGTGAGTCCATTATTATCTAGGGTTTGAAGAGGACCGTATCCAGTATTGGGCTGCCAATTTTTAGCAAGCTTAATGCCTATCGCAACTATTACAACTTGCTGGTGGAGATCATGTTTAAACACTGAATCTCTATAACCAAACTCGCATTGCTCCGCACTAAGCCTTTTAACCTCGAAATTTTTCAAGCACAAAACATCAACGTATTCACATAAATCTTTAAATTCAACCCCATAAGCGCCGATGTTTTGAATGGGCGCGGTACCAGCACAGCCAGGAATGAGCGCAAGATTTTCTAATCCCAAGTAGCCTTGTTCGATACTCCATTTGACCAAGTCTGGCCAGTTTTCGCCACCTGCTATGTGTAAATGCCACGAGTCAGCAGTTTCAGTCACCGTTTTCCCAAGTAATTGGTTGAGTAGTACAACGCCTTGATATGGCTGAGTAAAAAGCACATTGCTACCTTTGCCAAGCATTAATTTGGGTAAGCTTGACCATTTCGGATTCTGGTAGACGTCTTTAATATGGTCAACGGTCTTCACTTCTACTAGATATTGGCAGCTTTGTTCTATCGAGAATGTGTGAAAGCGACTAAGGTCTGCATTGGCTAAAATTTGCATTGGATTTATCGAGTAATCTAAACTGGCTTCATTCTACCCCAATTTGCAGTTTGGTGATAATGAGTCCTATCCAGATAGAAGTGTTAGATCCTGTAAAACTCCCACTCGTAGCTCGCTTATATAAATCCTATTACCGTTCAGGTAAAGCAAAAAAAGACGAATTGACGATTGCGGGAAGCGTAGACAAACAGATGATCGCCGTGGTGCGTTTTAAAAGTGTTGAAGAGAATCGATTATTGACCGGCATGCTTGTTGTGCCTGAGTTTAGGAGCCAAGGCCTAGCTCATCGATTGATGTCATATTGTGAGCAGTATGTGCTTCAAAGTGGGGACTTTTGTTTCGCCTATTCAGAGCTGGAAAGCTTTTATCAGCAGCATGGGTTTGTCACTCTTGGTTCCGATTCCTTGCCAAATACGCTCAAGGGACTGTTTGAGCGCTACAGTCAGAAAAAATCACTAGTTGCAATGAAATACGGCTGATGTGTGAACATCAGCCGCATTATATGCATTTCCTAGTTAATTGAACTTGGCCTTTGGAACCAAGGTGAGCGGGCGTCTGTTTCGTCAAATAGGCTATGCTTCTTGCGTAGCATCTGACCACCGTCCCTAGTTAAAGGCTCCCAGCTTATTACCGCGCGATTGGTACTTGGCTTAACCGTGAGTATGTCGAATGGGATAGAGATATAGAAACCTTTATTATAACTACCTTCACCATACTCTTCGGCGGTTAGATCTGTTTTTGTTGCATAAACACCAACTATGATCCCAGTATCGAATTGCTTAGACACATCAACTCTCGCACCTACGTCACCTCCCAAGAATTTACCTGCGCTGACTTTAATCAAAGTGCTATCAAGGAATGACCAGCTTGGCATATAGTAGCCAGTCACGTGCCCTGTGGTGCCACGGCTCAAGACATAAGCTTGGCAAGAAGGAATTCGAGCGTCACACTTTGCCTCATCATAAAAGAAATAGTCATCTTGATATACTCCGAACCAAGAATCAGGATCTCTTTGACTAACGACATTAAAGTCCACTCCAAGCGCCCAGTTAGTGTTCAGTGGGCGGTAGAGAACTTCACTACCCACACCAGCAAACATCATTTCTAGATAGCCGCCATACATTTGGGTGTAGACTTCTTCCATTGGCTGTTCAAACCAAGTTAGCTGGAGGTTTTGTAGTCTTACTGGATTATCATCGACATAGGCACGGAACATAGTTCTAACCCTAGGTGTCGAGTAATTTCTAACGTGAGGAGAGTTTTCGACGTAGTTAAACTTATCGTAGTTATCGACAAGATTGAAATATAAGGAGCCGCCTAATTCCAAGTTGTCAGTTAGCCAGTAGTTGGACTTAGCGCTTAAGCCGATACTGTATAGATAAAACGATTCAGGTCCACCAATGCTTTGCTGCAATACCGGATCGATACCGTAATCCCAATTGTTTTTACTGGTGGCAACTCTTACTTTTGAAGATTGCTCAGGCTCTGAATATGACAGGCTGTCGGCTATCTTGGCATCTGGTGATTGATAGTCGGATGCATCAACAAAGGCTTTCCTATCAACACTTGTTTGAGTTAGATCCATACCGTTCTTTTGCTCAACAATTTGAATGACTTGAATTGATTCATTAGCATGGTGAGTCAGTATTGTGGCTGCTCTATCAACCGCTTGCTCTCTATCTCTGTATTTGACCTGCTCACCTTTCAGTGTCACCACGTCTTTATCTACGGAAATGGAGTTGTTGCTATAGCCAGCATTTTTCTCGATTTGCTCAGCGACTTGCTGCCAATCTGTGTCGTTTACTGTTGGTCGCAATTGGCCTTGAGAGTAGAGCTTGTCTTCATCTCGCCAGTTTGGCTTAATCTCATTGAAGTTAGTGTATAAATTAAAACCAAAGACAACCGTGTTTCCGCGCTGATAGCTTAGCTTGGCATCTCCCCAATCTCCAAGTCGATAGTTCACGCCAAAGTTCCACGGCGTGCTTTGCACCATGGGTTTAGACGCATTTCGTGTGTTGGGAAAATCTTCAGAGTAGTCGTTACCTTCGTATTCAACTTTAAGACGTAGTGGTTCATAAGGTGTTTGATATTCAATGCCACCGAACAGTGCCGATGGGCCTTTAAACCAACGCTGAGCATCGAACTCACCACCACTGCCGTTATAATCGCTAGGCCTTGTGCAATAGCTATCGCTCAGTTTACAGGCTGGATTGGAGGCGCTTCCACTTTGTCCTAGATACCCCCAACCAAAACCCAGCGTGAAATCTAGGCTGCCAAAGCGCTTGGTTGCAGCGATATATTCACCATCAAACAATCCGGTACCTGAAAAATCTCTCACACCAATAGAGGTTTCAGGGAGATAATAGCCTTCTTCTAACAGCCTAATTTTAAAATCAACCCCTCTGTCTGTGTAAAGGTTATCACCACTATAGCTAGCGTCGCTACTGAAAGGAACGTCTGGCACACGGGTATAGTGAAGCGTGGTTTCTAACCATTCCATCAGTTGTAGAGAAACCATATAGTGTTGGTAATCATTACTCATGGTGAGGCCGACATTAAATTCCCCTTCTTTTGTCATTCGCCCTGTCGGCGTTTGCATCAGGCCTGTACCACCAAAATCGGATTGGGAGACTTTCCAATCTGCAGAGGTGTCAGACCATGCCGCTCCTGATAACAATAGGCATAGTGGGGTAACAAAACTCAGAGTACTACGTGTGTTCATTAGATACTTTTTCTCATGCTTATGAGTTTGATAATGTCTTTTTCAAGGGAACGGATGAATTGAGACCCAGAGTCAAAACCGACAAAGATAACTGTGCTTGGTGGTAAATGCGTCTGACTATTATTCCAATAGGCATAACCACTTTTTGTCGTGTGCCCGTCAGGATAGATTAGCCATACAAAGCTCTTGTCTGCGCCAGCTAATGGCTGAGCAATACTGATTGCATCAGAAAGTGAAGGAGAGTTAGAAATATCGATCTCTGAAGGTTTCTCAACCAAGCCCACTATATAAGAGAAATGATTGCGCTTTGGAAAGGCTAACTCATACTCTCCTGATAATTTCGGGTCTAAATTATTTTTTATTCGGATTTCATCGTAATCCAAGGGAATGAATAATCGATAGCCAACTTGCCAGCTTTCAATCTGTTTGATTAAAGTACTCGCGAGCACAGCATTTTCGCCCTCTAACTGGCTAAGCCGTTTTAGGACACTTTCTTTTAACCCAATAGCTTTGTTTAATTGAGCTTTATCAAAGAGTTGGTTGGCGATGAAGTAGGCATCACTGTAGCTATTGGTATTCTCTTTGATATCTTGAATAACTTGGCTGAGCCGTGCAGGATTCTTGTATTCAAACAGCACACTCTGCTGTGGAACTTGAACTATCAGCTTGTTTGCGAAAACATTGATAGATAGGAATAAAGCTAGCAAGGCTAGGATACGTGAGAGCATAAAATTTTAGCCTATGTAGGGTTTTAGAATTTCGAGTTCAATCATGAGATGTTCAGGGATGGGCCACTGAATGCTCTTTACAACTTGGCCTTGTTCATCTAACCAGAATGTACTTTGATAACTCTGGCTGCTTTTATCTGGAGTTATAATTTCGACAACTTTGTTAGTATTTTTTTGCCAGATGAGGGAAGTGAGGAGCTCTTTACCTACCACAGACGATTGAACACTTGCTTCTTGCTGTAAGTGATACCCTGGTTGCCAGTCGTAAGAGATTTTCCAAGAGTCCGACTCTGTTTTGGGTTGATAATAAGACTCTGAAGTGGTGACATTGAGCAGGTTATAATTGGGTAAATGGAGCGTTTTTACTACACGACCATTTTCTGTGACTATCATCGCGCCATCAGATGAGAGCCATTTTAATCTTGTGTTACCAGTGTCTGTATTAGTTTCAGCAAACGCTAAGACCATGAAAACTCGCGGCCCATCGTTTACTCGTGCATAAATACTGGCATAAGGTAGAGCTTCCACTTCATCTTTAGTCATATGAGTATCGGGTAAGCCTGAATATGCTTCTTTAATGGTTTCGCCAGTATCTTTTATATACTGACTACAGCCTGCTGTGGCAGCAAAAAGCAGAATGATCAGAATTCGGAAATGATTCATGGTAAATACATTTATTTTATTCGGGTGTTCCGAGGAGTTTTAGCGAGGATATGAAAACACCCTGAAAGGTTTCTTCAGGGTGTAAGGTTGCAAAACTATCTTGAGGTTCCGTCTGTAGCACTTGTTCCGCTTGTACCATCATTGTCGCTAGCTGCGGCAATAGCTACTGCTGTGATAGCAACGGCACTTACAGTTACAGCAGTTGCGGTGACAGTGCCAGTTGCAGCGGTTGTGGCTGTTGAAGCACCAGCTGCACCACCTGATGTAGCAGCTGGAGTGGTTTCTTCTCCTGCGGCTAGAGCGTTTGCAGACATACCAAGAGCACAAAGAATTGCAAGAGCGGCATTTCTCATTGTGAATCTCCTCCAAAAGTAAATATAAAAGCGCTTGTGGAGCGTATAAAGAAACACGCTCGATATAATCCTATGAGATATTTACAAAGATGTAAAAAGAATTACGCTTATAAAAAACTATTCTTAAATAAAGATCACTAATAATTATTCTGAAACGGATAAATTGTCAAACCTTATTTTTAATTTTTACCCTGGGCGAGATGTAAAGACATATAATCATTTCGCTAAATGAAGACCTAACAAAACACGCTAAAGTTTGCTTGTTTTTTTCACTCTTATTTTGTCGTAGAGCTGTTCGTAATTTTTCACCTAACAGAGCTCAATTTCGATTAAATTCATTAGTTTCAAGTGGTTATTGTTATCAATGATGCCAGATATAGACAATCGCTAGCCTATGCTATCTATTTATTTTCTTTTTTTTGAGAAACTCATTTGATTTTAAATTTTTTTGTTGACATTTATATACAATATAAATGTCAAAATCTTGCTTTATCAGGGTATTCTCGATAAATAAACATATTCTAATATACATAGATATATCATTTGAGATTTAAGCAAAACAAGGATATTATTCGCGGCTGAAAATTACACTAAGGTCAATAGTGTTTCGCTATTCATATGAATGTAACTGATCTCATTTTCCTTGGTTTGTGTTTTTTTGTTAATGAAGTTTTGCGTGGTGTATGTGGCTTTGCCCCTATACCCAATAAGATTTAATATTTGCTTATACGATTTGGCTTACAATGAAGATTGAGATAAACCGTTGTTTAATTGCTTTGCTGCCAGTAGTTCTGGGTGGCTGTGCTGTACCTGGCTCTCATTTGTCGACCAGCGACAAAAATTTAGTTTCTCACACTGCCGATAGTGAAATAGACAATCTTTCTGATGTTGTAAACCTATATCCGCTCACAGCGCAATCTGTGTCCCGCTATCAGGCAAAAGAGCGTTTGGCTCCTCAGTCTAACCCAAAGCTTGATATAGAAATCGCCAAATATCAGTACAAAGTGGGGATTGGGGACATATTAAACATTACTATTTGGGATCACCCGGAGCTAACTATACCGGCAGGCTCTTATCGCAGTGCTTCTGAAGCAGGGAATTGGGTTCATGCTGATGGGACGATTTTCTATCCATATATAGGTGTTGTTGAAGTGGCCGGTAAAACGGTTGGCGAGATACGTTTAGATGTGGCGAAGCGTTTGGCGAAATATATTGAGAGCCCACAGGTTGATGTCAATGTCGCTGCATTTCGCTCGAAGAAAACTTACGTAACGGGCGAGGTTTCAAAACCTGGCCAGCAAGCTATTACTAATATCCCACTGACTTTACTTGATGCCATTAACCGCTCTGGCGGTCTTGCTGAGAATGCCGATTGGCGAAACGTAACCTTAACTAGAAATGGTGTTGAAGAGCATGTTTCTCTTTATGGACTCATGCAAAGAGGGGACCTGACACAAAACAAGTTGCTACAAGCTGGTGATATTATTCATGTTCCCCGTAATGATGGCCAAAAGGTTTTTGTTATGGGAGAAGTCAATGAGCCAAAGCTTCTTAAGATAGACCGTGCCGGTATGACGCTCACGGAAGCTTTAAGTAGTGCTGGTGGTATCAATGAGTTGTCTGCGGATGCAACAGGCGTTTTTGTTATTAGAGCATCTGACAATAAATCAGAGAGGATGGCTGATGTATATCAACTTAATGTGAAAGATGCGTCTGCATTAGTCGTTGGTACTGAGTTTGACCTTAACCCTTACGATATTGTGTATGTGACTGCTGCACCAGTGAATCGTTGGAACCGTGTTCTAAGACAATTCTTGCCGACCATCAGTGGCTTTAATGAGTTAACCGAAGGTGTACTGCGTATCCGCAATTGGCCATAAATTTTATTGGTAATGTTTAAGAGGCTAATAATAGCCTCTTAAAGCTTAGATGAGATCTGGTTATGTTTACTAACATTCTTGTTGTGTGTGTAGGTAATATATGTCGCTCACCATTGGGTGAGGCAATGCTACAGAATCTATTGCCCCATAAGAAAATTGCATCGGCAGGGCTGGCGGCAGAGAAAAGTCGTTTAGTGGGTAAGCCAGCAGATGACAAAGCCATTTTTGTTGCAAATGAGCATGGCATTGATTTATCAAATCATCGCTCACAACAAGTCAGTTCAGCATTATGTGCAGAGTTTGACCTGATATTGGTGATGGAAAAAGGTCATATTGAAGCGATAACCGCGATTGCGCCGGAAGTTCGCGGAAAAACAATGTTATTTGGACACTGGACTGATCAGAAAGATATTCCTGATCCCTATAGGCAGAGTAAAGAAGCATTTGACTATGCGTATCAGCTTATTGATCAAGCCGCGCAGGCTTGGGTTAAGAGATTGTAGTTATTCAACCCAGATTGGGTGTTTAGGATTTTATAGATAATGACCACACTACAGATCAAGCAGCACGTAGGTGCTGCTTCTGATGAAATTGACTTAGGAAAGCTATTTGCCCTTTTTATGGATGGCAAGTGGATAATTCTTTTTACCACGGTAATTTTTGCCATTGCTGGAATAGCTTTTTCCCTATTATCAACACCTATTTATAAAGCAGACGCACTGATTCAAATTGAGCAGAAAAGCTCAGGCGGTATTTCGGCTATGGTTGGTGATATGGGCGATCTCTTCGCGCAAGAGTCGTCAGCAACCACTGAGATTGAGATCATTAAATCTCGTATGATACTCAGCGATACAGTGAATAAATTCAATTTGATGACGATTGCTGTGCCTGAGTATTTTCCTATTGTCGGTAAAGGAATTGCTCGCCTCCTTGGACAGCAGCCGAGAATTGAAGTGACACAGTTTGAATTACCAAAAGAAGATCAAGCGTTTGCTTATAAAATTAAGGTAACTGATGCTGAGCAGCGGTCTTATCAGCTGCTCACTGATGATGGTCTTGTTATTCTCTCCGGTCGCGTGGGTCAGCTGGCAAAAGCAGGTGAATATAAACTGTTTGTATCTCACTTAGATGCTACTAATAATACCGCTTTTAATATTGCTAAACGTAGTTCGTTAGAAGCTATTCAGTGGTTGAAGGACAACTTATCAATAAGTGAGCGAGGAAAGCAAACTGGTATCATCGAGCTGTCTTTTGTTGGCGAAGATAGAGCTAAAATACAAGCTATATTGAACGACATCAGCCAAAACTACTTTTTGCAAAATGTAAAACGAAACTCAGCAGAGGCTGAGAAAAGTTTAGCCTTTTTAAAAGAGCACTTACCATCTGTAAAAACAGAGCTAAATAGCGCAGAAAATCAGCTAAATACTTATCGCCAAGATAATGACTCTATAGATTTAAGCTTGGAAGCGAAATCAACATTGGAAGTAATGGTAAGACTTGAAGCTCAATTGAATGAACTGACGTTTAAAGAAAGTGAAATTAGCCAGCGTTTTACTATCGATCACCCTGCGTACAAATCTCTGTTGGATAAACGCCAAGTTCTACTTGAAGAGAAACAACGTTTAAATACTCAAGTACAAAAGCTGCCAAAAACGCAACGTGAAATCCTTCGCATGACTCGTGATGTTGAAGTTAACCAACAGATTTATATCCAGCTATTAAATAAGGTCCAAGAGCTTAATATAATCAAAGCTGGTACCGTAGGTAATGTTCGGATATTAGATGGTGCTCAAGTATTCGAGCGGGCAGTTAAGCCTAAAAAACCTCTTATTGTCGTCATTGCTACATTACTGGGTGGAATGTTAAGCGTAGCTTATGTATTACTCAAAGCAGCTTTTCATAAGGGGATTGAAAG
Coding sequences within it:
- a CDS encoding polysaccharide biosynthesis tyrosine autokinase: MTTLQIKQHVGAASDEIDLGKLFALFMDGKWIILFTTVIFAIAGIAFSLLSTPIYKADALIQIEQKSSGGISAMVGDMGDLFAQESSATTEIEIIKSRMILSDTVNKFNLMTIAVPEYFPIVGKGIARLLGQQPRIEVTQFELPKEDQAFAYKIKVTDAEQRSYQLLTDDGLVILSGRVGQLAKAGEYKLFVSHLDATNNTAFNIAKRSSLEAIQWLKDNLSISERGKQTGIIELSFVGEDRAKIQAILNDISQNYFLQNVKRNSAEAEKSLAFLKEHLPSVKTELNSAENQLNTYRQDNDSIDLSLEAKSTLEVMVRLEAQLNELTFKESEISQRFTIDHPAYKSLLDKRQVLLEEKQRLNTQVQKLPKTQREILRMTRDVEVNQQIYIQLLNKVQELNIIKAGTVGNVRILDGAQVFERAVKPKKPLIVVIATLLGGMLSVAYVLLKAAFHKGIESPQEIEDLGLPVYASVPTSVLQLEFMAKHSRRFKSKNTQQRMLLAESNPLDLSIEALRGLRTSLHFAMLEAKNNVLMISGPAPNVGKTFVSVNFATVVAKTGQKVLLVDADMRKGYLQQPFGKTAENGLSDYLSGTTKCTDVLKKTDVDNLHIIARGQIPPNPSELLMHQRFTELVEWASDKYDLVIIDTPPVLAVTDPSIVGRHAGTTLMVTRFGMNSAKEIDAARSRFEHAGINVKGVIFNAVEKKASSDYGYYSYEYKSEEA